The window aagtgacttgaccagggtcatacaactagtacttgaggttggatttgaagttaggttgggcagctaagtggctgtGAATAGAGCCCAGGAGTTAAGAGAACCTGTCAAATCCTGTCCAATGACCCTATGACCAAGGATAAATTTCTTAACTTCTCCAGGGTTTAGGCAAACAAAAAGCTAAGTAGTCCAAAAGATAACAGCATTGGTAGAGTGGTGCTTCGTtgataatgctttaaaattcattttctttgatctgtATCCCAAGTTGTTCCAtactatatatatgaataatcaaTGATTTTACTTGAAATTCTTGCACTAAAATAGTATATCTTCACAAGTTTTAAAGGATACACTGGGAAAAAGGGGTATACTGGGTCACTTAAGAACAAAGATCAGAGCTGAAGTTTTTAATGCCCTAGATGATCAAGGTGAAAAACCTGTTTGTcatagttcctcatctgtaaaatgagctggagaaggaaatggcaaactactctagtatttttgccaagaaaaccccaaaaggagtcataaaaaagactaaacaacaaaattaatgaCCAAAGATTTTGTTCACTGTCCATTTTGCCtgattatattatcataataacaATACCTCACATTTTTGTAGTGTCTTGTGTCTGTATTGATATTATCCCCTGTAATTGATGTTATGGAAACGTGGGAGGGATTCAGGAGACTAGGCTCTGCTTCTAAgtacttgtgtgaccttaggtacGTATTCTTAAGGCCTGAGACTAGATGATGTTTATAACTCCTTCCAACGATTAGATTCCATAAATCTATAATTTGGTCTCTTTAACTAGAGTAACAATTCTCTGAAGGAATCACGTTTTGCAATTGTTTTCCAGCATGACTGGGTAGCATTCTATGTAGcaagtgaagaagaaataaaatatagcatggatactcagtaaatacttgttaattaataATTGCATAGGTTGCTAGTTTTGTAGCTATACTTACATATACAGATAACTGAGAGATTTAGCATCATGTAGAAAAAAGGTCATTTAAAAAGCCATTAACTTTTAATTCTCCTTCAGTAGTTACTGAACTATATGGAAATGTTAGATTGGCCAAACTTTACAGGTAAATTTTTGTTGCAAGTATTTCCTGTTGTCCCATCTTCCCCAGCCTCCAGGTGTTTTCATTAGttaaataaagacaaaacaaaacaaaaaaaaaggtaccatatagttttttaatgttttatttctatatatcatGAGTTATCCTTGGAAAATGGCTAATTGAGCTTAAAAGAACACTAGGGAGAAATGGAGTTGGAGGTCTATGGTACCCTTAAACAATTATTTGCTAAGTATTTGTAAATGGGGAAGTAAGCTACTACTAGATTTGGAGGGTCCATGAGGGTGTTTAGAAAAAAGCCCCTAGACTTTGTCTGAAACtattatttattgctttgttgataaTGATTTGTGTCCCCAGTTACATCTGTTACCCCAGTTATTCAATAACAGTACATATAAGAATGATCAGTGATTTTACTTGAAATTCTTGCACTAAAATGTTATATcttatttattagttttaaagGATACACTGGAAAAAAGGGGTGTACTGGGCCAGTTAAGAGCAACGATCAGAGCTGAAGTCTTCAATGCCCTAGATGATCAAGGTGAAAAACCTCCACCCCTATCTCATGAAAACCTcctaattaatgaattaattcgGGAGTATTTGGAATTCAACAAATATAATTATTCAGCATCTGTCCTTACAGCTGGTAAGTGTGGATTGTTTATTAAATGATTCATCATTCTTTTCTCCAGTCTTTTGAAAGTTATTTAGCTTGATAATCCAgttttattacaaaaataataagataCTTGAGACTTGAAATAGTCTATTGATCTTTTTCCAAAGCCTAGCCAAAATCTCATAACTTTTATCAGATTGTTAGAAAACAACTTGATAATTGAAGTACTTTTCttttagcattcttttaaaaactgagttccagattctctcttctttcacctctgagaaggcaagcagtttgatataaattatacatgtgaaatcatgtaaaacatttccaaattagccATATTGCTCCACCTCCCCAACTGTAAAACATAAACTGAGTGCAAacataattttcttactttatcagttctctctctggagatggataaaaattttttcattatgagtcctatgaaattgtcttggatcattgtactggtCAAGAGTAgtcaagtctttcagagttgatcatcattcCAACATGTTA of the Sarcophilus harrisii chromosome 1, mSarHar1.11, whole genome shotgun sequence genome contains:
- the FOPNL gene encoding lisH domain-containing protein FOPNL isoform X4, which codes for MATVSELKAVLKDTLEKRGVLGQLRATIRAEVFNALDDQGEKPPPLSHENLLINELIREYLEFNKYNYSASVLTAESGQPVMPLDRQFLIKELNIYEDSNAKSV